The Osmerus eperlanus chromosome 15, fOsmEpe2.1, whole genome shotgun sequence genome includes a window with the following:
- the kcnh2b gene encoding potassium voltage-gated channel subfamily H member 2, whose translation MGLVTLTTISPRSLTILTTIPPALLQVLSLGADVLPEYKLQAPRIHKWTVLHYSPFKAVWDWLILLLVIYTAILTPYSAAFLLSEQEEAAMHSCGYSCSALNVVDLMVDIMFIIDILINFRTTYVNVNDEVVSHPLRIAVHYFKGWFLIDMVAAIPFDLLIYRNGEETTTLIGLLKTARLLRLVRVARKLDRYSEYGAAVLFLLMCTFALIAHWLACIWYAIGSVERNGSIGWLHSLGDQLGKHYNDSDPGSGPSIKDKYVTALYFTFSSLTSVGFGNVSPNTNSEKIFSICVMLIGSLMYASIFGNVSAIIQRLYSGTARYHTQMLRVREFIRFHQIPNPLRQRLEEYFQHAWSYTNGIDMNAVLKGFPECLQADICLHLNRTLLQNCKAFKGSTKGCLRALAMKFKTTHAPPGDTLVHAGDVLTAVYFISRGSIEILRGDVVVAILGKNDIFGEPINLYARPGKSNADVRALTYCDLHKIQREDVLEVLDMYPEFSDHFWSNLEITFNLRDTNMIPGSPSSDDSDCIGFNRLRRRKLSFRRRTEKDDADAGEVKKSQKPVRRRKKEAASNQGEELKPDWEGPRSSASYSGDEGEELVVTCPTPPFATLETQQAQATPLNFSETTEGDAQTGNTCSALSGAFSGVSNIFSFWGESRGRQYQELPRSLPSPPPLSNPLHSISRRQHGELESRLDTLQVQLNRLETRMSTDIGAIMQLLQRQMSLVPPAYSTVSSPRPPQASAPGTDWSNLPSHWNQKHCPHCHRS comes from the exons ATGGGCTTAGTAACACTAACGACTATATCTCCCCGCTCTTTAACTATTCTAACGActatccctcctgctctcctccaggtgtTGTCTCTGGGTGCAGACGTGCTCCCAGAGTACAAGCTCCAGGCCCCTCGCATCCACAAGTGGACGGTCCTCCACTACAGCCCCTTCAAGGCGGTGTGGGACTGGCTCATCCTGCTGCTGGTCATCTACACGGCCATCCTGACACCCTACTCCGCCGCCTTCCTCCTCAGCGAGCAGGAGGAGGCGGCCATGCACAGCTGCGGCTACTCCTGCTCCGCGCTCAACGTGGTGGACCTCATGGTGGACATCATGTTCATCATCGACATCCTCATCAACTTCAGGACCACCTACGTCAACGTGAACGATGAGGTGGTCAGCCACCCGCTCCGCATCGCCGTGCACTACTTCAAGGGCTGGTTCCTCATCGACATGGTGGCCGCCATCCCCTTCGACCTGCTCATCTACCGCAacggggaggag acGACCACTCTGATTGGCCTGCTGAAGACAGCCCGTCTCCTTCGATTGGTCCGCGTGGCCAGGAAGCTGGACCGCTACTCGGAGTACGGCGCAGCCGTCCTCTTCCTGCTCATGTGCACCTTTGCGCTCATCGCCCATTGGCTGGCCTGCATCTGGTACGCCATCGGTAGCGTGGAGCGCAACGGCTCCATTGGCTGGCTCCACTCTCTGGGCGACCAATTAGGGAAGCACTACAACGACTCGGACCCGGGGTCGGGTCCGTCCATCAAGGACAAGTATGTGACGGCGCTGTACTTCACCTTCAGCAGTCTGACCAGCGTGGGCTTCGGGAACGTCTCCCCCAACACCAACTCTGAGAAGATCTTCTCCATCTGCGTcatgctgattggct CCCTCATGTACGCCAGCATCTTCGGGAACGTGTCGGCCATCATCCAGCGCCTGTACTCGGGCACGGCGCGCTACCACACCCAGATGCTGCGGGTGCGAGAGTTCATCCGCTTCCATCAGATCCCCAACCCCCTCCGCCAGCGCCTGGAAGAGTACTTCCAGCACGCCTGGTCCTACACCAACGGCATTGACATGAACGCC gtgctGAAGGGCTTCCCAGAGTGTCTCCAGGCAGACATCTGTCTCCACCTCAACAGGACTCTGCTGCAGAACTGCAAGGCCTTCAAGGGCTCCACCAAGGGCTGTCTGCGGGCGCTGGCCATGAAGTTCAAGACCACCCACGCCCCGCCCGGCGACACGCTGGTCCACGCCGGAGACGTGCTCACCGCAGTCTACTTCATCTCCAGAGGCTCCATCGAGATCCTGAGGGGAGACGTGGTGGTGGCCATCTTAG gaAAGAACGACATCTTCGGAGAGCCCATCAACCTCTACGCTCGCCCGGGGAAGTCCAACGCTGACGTGAGGGCGTTGACATACTGTGACCTCCACAAGATCCAGCGTGAGGACGTCCTGGAGGTGCTGGACATGTACCCAGAGTTCTCTGACCACTTCTGGAGCAACCTGGAGATCACCTTCAACCTCAGAGAC ACCAACATGATCCCTGGCTCTCCGAGCAGCGATGACTCAGACTGCATTGGGTTCAACCGACTCCGGAGACGCAAATTATCATTCCGCCGGCGCACAGAAAAAG ATGATGCAGACGCAGGGGAGGTAAAAAAATCCCAGAAGCCAGTGCGGCGAAGAAAGAAGGAGGCAGCCAGTaaccagggggaggagcttaAGCCAGACTGGGAGGGGCCTCGGAGCTCCGCGTCGTACAGCGGAGACGAAGGGGAGGAGTTAGTCGTCACatgccccacccctccctttgcaACGTTGGAGACACAGCAAGCTCAGGCCACGCCCCTCAACTTCAGCGAGACGACCGAGGGCGACGCCCAGACAGGAAACACCTGCAGCGCCCTCTCAG gtgcgTTCTCAGGTGTGTCCAATATCTTCAGTTTCTGGGGGGAGAGTCGAGGGCGTCAGTACCAGGAGCTACCtcgctccctgccctcccccccccccctcagcaacCCGCTGCACAGCATCAGCCGGCGGCAGCACGGGGAGCTGGAGAGCCGTCTGGACACCCTGCAGGTGCAGCTCAACAG GCTGGAGACTCGCATGTCCACAGACATCGGGGCCATCATGCAGCTGCTCCAGCGTCAGATGTCCCTGGTTCCTCCAGCCTACAGCACAGTgtcctcccccagacctccccaGGCCTCGGCCCCGGGGACAGACTGGTCCAACCTGCCATCCCACTGGAACCAGAAACACTGTCCTCACTGTCacag gtcctga